A genomic region of Gossypium hirsutum isolate 1008001.06 chromosome D01, Gossypium_hirsutum_v2.1, whole genome shotgun sequence contains the following coding sequences:
- the LOC107922601 gene encoding cyclin-L1-1 isoform X1, whose amino-acid sequence MIYTAIDNFYLTDEQLKNSPSSKDGIDGATETTLRIYGCDLIQESGILLKLPQAVMATGQVLFHRFYCKKSFARFDVKIVAASSLWLASKLEESPRRARQVIIVFHRMECRRENLPIEHLDLYSKKFSDLKAELSRTERHILKEMGFVCHVEHPHKFISNYLATLETPPELRQEAWNLANDSLRTTLCVRFKSEVVACGVVYAAARRFQVPLPENPPWWKAFDADKSGIDEVCRVLARLYSLPKAQYIPVCKDGKPFTFSTRSADSQSQQPPKEVPLSPPANNNANVSNTTVAVADVETEGANEAKIKMARDKLKESKQSDDESKSMPTTDSDAREEPRHKSKSEHKTESSGEKSKDRDRERERDRERDRERAKARDRDRGRDSDRERERDETERDRDKVKDRGHRSKDRTKDSAGGHSEKSRHHSSRDRDYRGSSYSSREKDRHRHHSYA is encoded by the exons ATGATCTATACGGCGATTGACAACTTCTATTTAACGGATGAGCAGCTAAAGAACTCACCTTCAAGTAAAGATGGCATAGATGGAGCAACTGAAACTACACTAAGAATCTATGGCTGTGATCTCATCCAAGAAAGTGGAATATTACTTAAATT GCCTCAAGCTGTCATGGCTACTGGCCAGGTTCTTTTCCATCGTTTTTATTGCAAGAAGTCATTTGCCCGCTTTGATGTCAAG ATAGTTGCAGCTAGCTCTTTGTGGCTTGCATCAAAATTAGAGGAAAGTCCTCGGAGAGCAAGGCAAGTAATCATAGTTTTCCACAGAATGGAATGTAGAAGAGAGAACTTACCAATAGAGCATTTGGATCTATATTCAAAG AAATTTTCAGACTTGAAAGCAGAATTGAGCAGAACCGAAAGGCACATACTGAAAGAGATGGGTTTTGTTTGTCATGTTGAACATCCCCATAAGTTCATATCTAACTATCTTGCTACCCTTGAAACACCTCCTGAGTTGAGGCAGGAAGCATGGAATCTAGCAAATGATAG CTTACGTACAACCTTGTGCGTTCGATTCAAGAGTGAAGTTGTGGCATGTGGAGTTGTATATGCTGCTGCTCGCAGGTTCCAAGTCCCCCTTCCTGAGAACCCACCATGGTGGAAGGCTTTTGATGCAGATAAATCTGGGATTGATGAGGTTTGTAGGGTTCTGGCTCGTTTGTACAGCCTTCCCAAGGCTCAATACATTCCTGTATGCAAAGATGGAAAACCATTCACATTTTCCACCAGATCTGCTGATTCACAATCTCAGCAACCTCCAAAG GAAGTTCCGCTTAGCCCGCCAGCTAATAATAATGCCaatgtttccaacaccactgtaGCAGTAGCTGATGTAGAAACTGAGGGAGCTAATGAAGCTAAGATTAAGATGGCTCGTGACAAGCTGAAAGAATCCAAGCAGAGTGATGATGAATCGAAGAGCATGCCTACCACAGACAGTGATGCAAGAGAAGAACCGAGGCATAAATCCAAGTCTGAGCACAAGACAGAATCAAGCGGAGAAAAGAGCAAGGACAGGGACAGGGAAAGGGAGAGGGACAGAGAAAGAGACAGGGAGAGAGCAAAGGCCCGGGATCGTGACAGGGGCAGAGATTCCGACCGGGAAAGAGAGCGAGATGAGACCGAAAGGGACAGAGATAAAGTCAAGGATCGAGGTCATCGATCAAAGGATAGAACAAAGGATTCAG CAGGGGGGCATTCTGAAAAATCAAGGCACCACTCATCACGCG ATCGTGATTATCGTGGCTCATCGTATTCTTCAAGGGAGAAAGATCGTCATAGACATCACTCCTATGCTTAG
- the LOC107922601 gene encoding cyclin-L1-1 isoform X2, with amino-acid sequence MIYTAIDNFYLTDEQLKNSPSSKDGIDGATETTLRIYGCDLIQESGILLKLPQAVMATGQVLFHRFYCKKSFARFDVKIVAASSLWLASKLEESPRRARQVIIVFHRMECRRENLPIEHLDLYSKKFSDLKAELSRTERHILKEMGFVCHVEHPHKFISNYLATLETPPELRQEAWNLANDSLRTTLCVRFKSEVVACGVVYAAARRFQVPLPENPPWWKAFDADKSGIDEVCRVLARLYSLPKAQYIPVCKDGKPFTFSTRSADSQSQQPPKEVPLSPPANNNANVSNTTVAVADVETEGANEAKIKMARDKLKESKQSDDESKSMPTTDSDAREEPRHKSKSEHKTESSGEKSKDRDRERERDRERDRERAKARDRDRGRDSDRERERDETERDRDKVKDRGHRSKDRTKDSGGHSEKSRHHSSRDRDYRGSSYSSREKDRHRHHSYA; translated from the exons ATGATCTATACGGCGATTGACAACTTCTATTTAACGGATGAGCAGCTAAAGAACTCACCTTCAAGTAAAGATGGCATAGATGGAGCAACTGAAACTACACTAAGAATCTATGGCTGTGATCTCATCCAAGAAAGTGGAATATTACTTAAATT GCCTCAAGCTGTCATGGCTACTGGCCAGGTTCTTTTCCATCGTTTTTATTGCAAGAAGTCATTTGCCCGCTTTGATGTCAAG ATAGTTGCAGCTAGCTCTTTGTGGCTTGCATCAAAATTAGAGGAAAGTCCTCGGAGAGCAAGGCAAGTAATCATAGTTTTCCACAGAATGGAATGTAGAAGAGAGAACTTACCAATAGAGCATTTGGATCTATATTCAAAG AAATTTTCAGACTTGAAAGCAGAATTGAGCAGAACCGAAAGGCACATACTGAAAGAGATGGGTTTTGTTTGTCATGTTGAACATCCCCATAAGTTCATATCTAACTATCTTGCTACCCTTGAAACACCTCCTGAGTTGAGGCAGGAAGCATGGAATCTAGCAAATGATAG CTTACGTACAACCTTGTGCGTTCGATTCAAGAGTGAAGTTGTGGCATGTGGAGTTGTATATGCTGCTGCTCGCAGGTTCCAAGTCCCCCTTCCTGAGAACCCACCATGGTGGAAGGCTTTTGATGCAGATAAATCTGGGATTGATGAGGTTTGTAGGGTTCTGGCTCGTTTGTACAGCCTTCCCAAGGCTCAATACATTCCTGTATGCAAAGATGGAAAACCATTCACATTTTCCACCAGATCTGCTGATTCACAATCTCAGCAACCTCCAAAG GAAGTTCCGCTTAGCCCGCCAGCTAATAATAATGCCaatgtttccaacaccactgtaGCAGTAGCTGATGTAGAAACTGAGGGAGCTAATGAAGCTAAGATTAAGATGGCTCGTGACAAGCTGAAAGAATCCAAGCAGAGTGATGATGAATCGAAGAGCATGCCTACCACAGACAGTGATGCAAGAGAAGAACCGAGGCATAAATCCAAGTCTGAGCACAAGACAGAATCAAGCGGAGAAAAGAGCAAGGACAGGGACAGGGAAAGGGAGAGGGACAGAGAAAGAGACAGGGAGAGAGCAAAGGCCCGGGATCGTGACAGGGGCAGAGATTCCGACCGGGAAAGAGAGCGAGATGAGACCGAAAGGGACAGAGATAAAGTCAAGGATCGAGGTCATCGATCAAAGGATAGAACAAAGGATTCAG GGGGGCATTCTGAAAAATCAAGGCACCACTCATCACGCG ATCGTGATTATCGTGGCTCATCGTATTCTTCAAGGGAGAAAGATCGTCATAGACATCACTCCTATGCTTAG